The Hypomesus transpacificus isolate Combined female chromosome 2, fHypTra1, whole genome shotgun sequence genome window below encodes:
- the LOC124481789 gene encoding complement C1q-like protein 2, with protein MKIVNVVLLLCLSVTRGQGDGTGGLKNNNKNHLGKPQTGGCMSDDAILTELKALRDMVVKQRVQLSVTQRQMEKMRKDNAGRPKVAFYTALTNSGHVGPFNTETPLVYSKVFTNIGNAYSPATGVFTAPVREVYYFRFTALGYSSPRTVAGVNMFKNNLQIMHNGVYNTDGQHKFVVNAVTVELVKGDRIMMRLPSGYRLYDDSSNYSTFSGFLLFPM; from the exons ATGAAGATTGTTAACGTGGTtctgctgctctgtctgtctgtgacacGGGGCCAGGGAGACGGCACAGGGGGCCTaaagaacaacaacaagaacCATCTCGGTAAACCACAAACAGGAGGCTGCATGAGCGATGATGCCATCCTGACTGAACTGAAGGCTCTGAGAGACATGGTGGTGAAACAGAGGGTCCAGCTGTCGGTCACccagagacagatggaaaagATGAGAAAAGACAACGCAG GCAGACCAAAGGTGGCATTCTACACGGCTCTAACTAATTCAGGACATGTTGGGCCCTTCAACACTGAAACACCACTGGTCTATAGCAAAGTCTTCACCAACATAGGCAACGCCTACAGCCCAGCAACAG GTGTGTTCACAGCTCCAGTGAGAGAAGTGTACTACTTCAGGTTTACTGCTTTGGGGTACAGTAGTCCTAGAACGGTGGCAGGAGTAAACATGTTCAAGAACAACCTCCAGATCATGCACAACGGTGTCTACAATACCGATGGCCAACATAAATTTGTGGTAAATGCTGTCACTGTAGAGCTGGTTAAGGGAGATAGGATTATGATGCGTCTTCCATCAGGCTACCGCCTGTATGATGATAGTAGTAATTATAGCACCTTCAGTggtttccttctcttccccatgTAA
- the LOC124481820 gene encoding transmembrane protein 100-like — protein sequence MESLDPSALPGATTAVTYDPKSETVTLPGGIVSVTGLTMVTGGAELSCGSCMLAFGIWGTFIGVSAMAVGLWHQSMMSVGRNSNLLEMGLVILAISCGVVGSVVALRYLTRRQRELKRAEREDGRVVLVGDSGISVLKKVTV from the coding sequence ATGGAGTCCCTCGATCCTTCTGCTCTCCCCGGCGCAACCACAGCTGTGACCTACGACCCTAAGTCAGAGACAGTCACCCTACCAGGAGGGATCGTGTCCGTGACGGGCCTCACCATGGTAACCGGTGGCGCTGAGCTCTCCTGTGGTTCCTGTATGCTGGCCTTTGGCATTTGGGGAACTTTCATTGGCGTAAGTGCGATGGCAGTTGGACTTTGGCACCAATCAATGATGTCTGTGGGCCGGAACTCGAACCTCCTGGAAATGGGATTGGTCATTCTGGCCATCAGTTGTGGGGTGGTCGGTAGTGTGGTGGCGCTTCGCTATCTGacgagaagacagagagagttaaaAAGggcggagagggaggatgggcgggtggtgctggtgggggaCAGTGGGATAAGTGTTCTAAAGAAAGTGACTGtgtag
- the LOC124481768 gene encoding complement C1q-like protein 2, which translates to MKIDTVVLLLCLSVTRAQGDGTGGQENDTMNSLGEPQPGGHGSDCAILTELRALRDMVVEQKVELRVTQSQVEEMRRDNAALEARLSLSEHHVEELKAENEGRPKVAFSVGLTDSGNVGPFNTDTSLVYSKVFTNIGNAYSPVTGAFTAPVRGVYYFRFTAADGRRSKTKAGVQMLKNDHKIMVIHILNNGLWSYASNAVTLELEQGDMIMMRLPSGFGLFDDIWNYNTFSGFLLFPM; encoded by the exons ATGAAGATTGATACTGTGGTtctgctgctctgtctgtctgtgacacGGGCCCAGGGAGACGGCACAGGGGGCCAAGAGAACGACACCATGAACAGTCTGGGTGAACCACAACCAGGAGGCCATGGGAGCGATTGTGCCATCCTGACTGAACTGAGGGCTCTGAGAGACATGGTGGTGGAACAGAAGGTTGAGCTGAGAGTCACCCAGAGTCAGGTggaagagatgagaagagacAACGCAG CCCTGGAAGCCAGACTAAGTCTCAGTGAACATCACGTGGAAGAACTGAAGGCAGAGAATGagg GCAGACCAAAGGTGGCATTCTCCGTGGGTCTAACTGATTCAGGAAATGTTGGGCCCTTCAACACTGACACATCACTGGTCTATAGCAAAGTCTTCACCAACATAGGCAACGCCTACAGCCCAGTAACAG GTGCGTTCACAGCACCAGTGAGAGGAGTGTACTACTTCAGGTTTACTGCCGCGGACGGCCGTCGTTCCAAAACGAAGGCAGGAGTTCAAATGTTGAAGAACGACCACAAGATCATGGTCATCCATATCCTTAATAACGGTCTATGGAGTTATGCGTCAAATGCTGTCACTCTGGAACTGGAGCAGGGAGATATGATTATGATGCGTCTTCCATCAGGCTTCGGCCTGTTTGATGACATTTGGAATTACAACACCTTCAGTggtttccttctcttccccatgTAA